The Lysobacter enzymogenes genome window below encodes:
- a CDS encoding acyltransferase family protein — translation MSAEPAPPPAVSAARPPAPKRYASVDALRGLTVAAMLLVNDPGDWSHVYAPLLHSQWHGFTPTDLVFPMFLFIVGVSIALALLPRLEAGTPAPALLRPALWRALRIVGLGLLLHVIAMWVTDREYLRLPGVLQRIGVCFAAAACIALYLSARAQWALWGGLLAGYFVLLAAGGSYEPFVNLASRIDFSILGAHVYQIDPASGRGHDPEGLVSTLGALATALLGLRAGDWLRRGDVRALLIAGAACLAAGWTLGLAQPINKNLWTPAYVLWAGGWSCWILALCHTLVDRRGWPPLGRAFGVNAIAAYGGSALLLYLLMGLKWLEPVYRHGFADWMTPRFGPYLPSLAFAVAFVAVWWLVVRALDARRIYFKI, via the coding sequence GTGAGCGCGGAGCCGGCGCCGCCGCCGGCGGTTTCCGCCGCGCGCCCGCCCGCGCCCAAGCGCTATGCCTCGGTCGACGCCCTGCGCGGCCTGACCGTGGCGGCGATGCTGCTGGTCAACGACCCCGGCGACTGGAGCCACGTCTACGCGCCGCTGTTGCATTCGCAGTGGCACGGCTTCACTCCGACCGATCTGGTCTTCCCGATGTTTTTGTTCATCGTCGGCGTGTCGATCGCGCTGGCGCTGCTGCCGCGGCTGGAGGCCGGCACGCCCGCGCCGGCGCTGTTGCGCCCGGCGCTGTGGCGCGCGCTGCGCATCGTCGGCCTGGGCCTGCTGCTGCATGTCATCGCGATGTGGGTGACCGACCGCGAATACCTGCGCCTGCCCGGCGTGCTGCAACGCATCGGCGTGTGCTTCGCCGCGGCCGCGTGCATCGCGCTGTACCTGTCGGCGCGCGCGCAATGGGCGCTGTGGGGCGGCCTGCTGGCCGGTTATTTCGTCCTGCTTGCGGCGGGCGGCAGCTACGAGCCGTTCGTCAACCTCGCCAGCCGCATCGATTTTTCGATCCTCGGCGCGCACGTCTACCAGATCGACCCGGCCAGCGGCCGCGGCCACGATCCCGAAGGCCTGGTGTCCACGCTCGGCGCGCTGGCGACCGCGCTGCTCGGCCTGCGCGCGGGCGACTGGCTGCGCCGCGGCGACGTGCGCGCGCTGCTGATCGCGGGCGCGGCTTGCCTGGCCGCGGGCTGGACGTTGGGCCTGGCGCAACCGATCAACAAGAACCTGTGGACGCCGGCCTATGTGCTGTGGGCCGGCGGCTGGTCGTGCTGGATCCTGGCGCTGTGCCACACGCTCGTCGACCGCCGCGGCTGGCCGCCGCTGGGGCGCGCGTTCGGGGTCAACGCCATCGCCGCCTACGGCGGTTCGGCGCTGCTGCTGTACCTGCTGATGGGCCTGAAGTGGCTGGAGCCGGTCTACCGCCACGGCTTCGCCGACTGGATGACGCCGCGCTTCGGCCCGTACCTGCCGTCGCTGGCGTTCGCCGTGGCCTTCGTCGCGGTGTGGTGGCTGGTGGTGCGCGCGCTGGATGCGCGGCGGATCTATTTCAAGATCTGA
- a CDS encoding chemotaxis protein CheW, with protein MSNPIPDNEADAAEGVQDETGAAPDDGGSDGAAPIDIRGVLVQVAGARLLLPNATIAEVLSYAPPAPIANAPRWLLGQIRWRGWNLPMIAFGELSGLAREPGGLGSKVVVLKALSAASRLPYFAMLTQGFPRLVTVSASGLYLQSRDDEVMPLGVQARVRLNDDAALLPDLEAVEAMIGEALAQAA; from the coding sequence ATGTCCAATCCGATCCCCGACAACGAAGCCGACGCGGCCGAGGGCGTGCAGGACGAAACCGGCGCCGCGCCCGACGACGGCGGCAGCGACGGCGCTGCGCCGATCGACATCCGCGGCGTGCTGGTCCAGGTCGCCGGCGCGCGCCTGCTGCTGCCCAACGCCACCATCGCCGAAGTGCTGTCGTACGCGCCGCCGGCGCCGATCGCCAACGCGCCGCGCTGGCTGCTCGGGCAGATCCGCTGGCGCGGCTGGAACCTGCCGATGATCGCGTTCGGCGAACTCTCGGGCCTGGCCCGCGAACCCGGCGGCCTCGGCAGCAAGGTGGTGGTGCTCAAGGCGCTCAGCGCCGCGTCGCGCCTGCCGTACTTCGCCATGCTGACCCAGGGCTTCCCGCGTCTGGTCACCGTGTCCGCGTCCGGCCTGTACCTGCAGAGCCGCGACGACGAAGTCATGCCGCTGGGCGTGCAGGCGCGGGTGCGCCTCAACGACGACGCCGCGCTGCTGCCGGATCTGGAAGCGGTCGAAGCGATGATCGGCGAAGCCCTCGCGCAAGCCGCGTGA
- a CDS encoding chemotaxis protein CheB — translation MSDGDRRVVLLARAGVACERLREALAEAGAQLVLQGDPTVLDPKALDAADPDVVVVVLDPASEDALDRFENLLVDPSIEVIFEEAELAASREGWDAARWARHLSAKLHRHDDVLPPGREPEPQTPPSLQAEGFQKPEHEGSPLAQQPDEIPAGDNVLAFVRPGAVAAAGPAAAAAAHDERAPAAAEPAAEPRLEPADDAEAPDADGQFLEFDDSGDGLALDAGAADNAGFDPIGFESEVIESKAAEADRAEPTRLSFDAADYGDIEEIEAVEALPAYDADELPPAPEAHVSFDPVSAEAPADPLSFGAESLGELERVAPIGSAGDRVLSEPPQLPDEAREFFARQALGLESQEPRRGDGDDFDFSNLSLEAEDYSAQVPGEARAYDAAAHDWQADASDAALPPLDETGLGDMEMWRAPAPGQVRELVDLDAAFALHDPEAADEPAAAPAAAPPRNFDTSLEFASDELAPAPPKAPAPAAPSVPDWSFADETSLVEAATGQSGAHAPPAPRHDLEEIERRISGLELVADQPTELGGGRNGAVLVLAGIGGPDAVRQLLGALPDNFDRPVLVQQRLDGGRYDKLVAQMQRATPVLVKLAEAGTRTIEGVIYILPAGLGIEVSDSGIQFAEGADVLAALPPGDSAVLLFSGADAAQVDAAMALAAQGALVAGQAPDGCYDAAAASAAIAQGALSGQPGDLAARLAARWSRQSPV, via the coding sequence ATGTCTGACGGCGATCGTCGTGTAGTGTTGTTGGCGCGCGCGGGCGTGGCCTGCGAGCGCCTGCGCGAAGCGCTGGCCGAGGCCGGCGCGCAGTTGGTCCTGCAAGGCGATCCGACCGTGCTCGATCCCAAGGCGCTGGATGCGGCCGATCCCGACGTGGTCGTGGTCGTGCTCGATCCCGCGTCCGAGGACGCGCTGGACCGGTTCGAGAACCTGCTGGTCGACCCGTCGATCGAAGTGATCTTCGAGGAGGCCGAACTGGCCGCCTCGCGCGAGGGCTGGGACGCGGCGCGCTGGGCGCGCCACCTCAGCGCCAAGCTGCACCGCCACGACGACGTGCTGCCGCCGGGCCGCGAGCCCGAGCCGCAGACGCCGCCGTCGCTGCAGGCCGAAGGCTTCCAGAAGCCGGAGCACGAAGGTTCGCCGCTGGCGCAGCAGCCCGACGAGATCCCGGCCGGCGACAACGTGCTGGCGTTCGTGCGTCCGGGCGCCGTGGCCGCCGCCGGTCCGGCCGCGGCCGCCGCCGCGCACGACGAGCGCGCGCCGGCTGCCGCCGAGCCCGCCGCCGAGCCGCGCCTGGAGCCGGCCGACGACGCCGAAGCGCCGGACGCGGACGGCCAGTTCCTCGAGTTCGACGACAGCGGCGACGGCCTCGCGCTCGACGCCGGCGCCGCCGACAACGCCGGCTTCGATCCGATCGGCTTCGAATCCGAGGTCATCGAATCCAAGGCGGCCGAAGCCGACCGCGCCGAACCGACCCGCCTGAGCTTCGACGCCGCCGACTACGGCGACATCGAGGAAATCGAAGCGGTCGAAGCGCTGCCGGCCTACGACGCCGACGAACTGCCGCCGGCGCCCGAAGCGCACGTCAGCTTCGATCCGGTGTCGGCCGAAGCGCCGGCCGATCCGCTGTCGTTCGGCGCCGAATCGCTGGGCGAACTCGAGCGGGTCGCGCCGATCGGTTCGGCCGGCGACCGCGTGTTGAGCGAGCCGCCGCAACTGCCCGACGAGGCGCGCGAATTCTTCGCCCGCCAGGCGCTGGGCCTGGAATCGCAGGAGCCGCGCCGCGGCGACGGCGACGATTTCGATTTCTCCAACCTGAGCCTGGAAGCCGAAGACTATTCGGCGCAGGTGCCGGGCGAGGCGCGTGCCTACGACGCCGCTGCGCACGACTGGCAGGCCGACGCCAGCGACGCCGCGCTGCCGCCGCTCGACGAGACCGGCCTGGGCGACATGGAAATGTGGCGCGCGCCGGCGCCGGGCCAGGTGCGCGAACTGGTCGACCTCGACGCTGCCTTCGCCCTGCACGATCCCGAAGCGGCGGACGAACCCGCTGCCGCGCCCGCGGCCGCGCCGCCGCGCAACTTCGACACCTCTTTGGAATTCGCCAGCGACGAGCTCGCCCCGGCCCCGCCCAAGGCGCCCGCGCCGGCGGCGCCGTCGGTGCCGGACTGGTCGTTCGCCGACGAAACCAGCCTGGTCGAGGCCGCGACCGGCCAGAGCGGCGCGCATGCGCCGCCGGCGCCGCGCCACGACCTGGAAGAAATCGAACGGCGCATTTCCGGCCTGGAACTGGTCGCCGACCAGCCGACCGAGCTCGGCGGCGGCCGCAACGGCGCGGTGCTGGTGCTCGCCGGCATCGGCGGCCCCGATGCGGTGCGCCAGCTGCTCGGCGCGCTGCCGGACAACTTCGACCGCCCGGTGCTGGTGCAACAGCGCCTGGACGGCGGCCGCTACGACAAGCTGGTCGCGCAGATGCAGCGCGCCACGCCGGTGCTGGTAAAGCTCGCCGAAGCCGGCACCCGCACCATCGAAGGGGTGATCTACATCCTGCCGGCGGGGCTGGGCATCGAAGTGTCCGACAGCGGCATCCAGTTCGCCGAAGGCGCCGACGTGCTCGCCGCGCTGCCGCCCGGCGACAGCGCGGTGCTGTTGTTCAGCGGCGCCGACGCGGCCCAGGTCGACGCGGCGATGGCCTTGGCCGCGCAGGGCGCGCTGGTCGCGGGGCAGGCGCCGGACGGTTGTTACGACGCCGCCGCCGCCAGCGCCGCGATCGCCCAGGGCGCGCTCAGCGGCCAGCCCGGCGATCTGGCCGCGCGCCTGGCGGCGCGCTGGTCGCGGCAAAGCCCGGTCTGA